The following coding sequences lie in one Spinacia oleracea cultivar Varoflay chromosome 1, BTI_SOV_V1, whole genome shotgun sequence genomic window:
- the LOC110780870 gene encoding uncharacterized protein — protein sequence MRSKNANKASDYHDGGKSSQDVEGSSRPTEDIPGSPKLSADERKIGRGPKKSKVEVEYTEDGGEVVELDRGYKLNCRPEALINLLNSIKKNENKVKAIKEIGFGGLLIVRLHEVITRLVPWLLQHFNCVGHMLQFGETQNVQLYDYDVYDVFGLPWNKDFDVQETPRKRVEGDANHEMIQRWNEKFHKKPTVQAPTLTELESFLKTDECGDDFKRVFVVYVLGVFLAPTSNRLLDIKVLKAVEDVSQIVKQNWCKYVLNQLGFAVERWRASVKNDKVGGCVLFLEIIYLQRSLFRGVVPPKEIPLVQHWNDEQVTERLVSEEKMGFGVALVDITSYPVSKTFADLLGGLNPIKLEVPEASAAPEASAAPSASVARAASSAPAASAKASKGAPGNSQADRSRIIEFQIPESAQTDAEIQATCDDELQLAMRIYCRDLYVVSSFHKDRINLLKSRRQELSDSPGYSDPVFLEIIDSIVAYAEHLRNENNVVDDNAPSQAVDGAADKGPIQENVGAADKGSGDNGPGDKGPIEKNVEGSGNVAPQDAEPEREARSFYSSLPIGSATKEVFCLSELMGRFPKTLGRLRRLEKEVIDFCFLDDEALDQRADVFIFGMLHKINREEMQCLIPEEYILSNILFS from the exons ATGAGGTCAAAAAATGCAAACAAAGCATCTGATTATCACGATGGTGGGAAGTCGAGTCAAGATGTTGAAGGCAGTTCAAGGCCGACTGAAGATATTCCAGGTAGTCCAAAGCTGAGTGCAGATGAGAGGAAAATTGGAAGGGGGCCAAAGAAGTCGAAAGTTGAAGTAGAATATACGGAAGATGGCGGGGAAGTTGTAGAGTTGGATAG GGGTTACAAACTAAATTGTAGACCAGAGGCGTTgattaatcttcttaattctaTAAAGAAGAATGAAAACAAAGTGAAAGCCATTAAAGAGATAGGTTTTGGTGGTTTGTTGATTGTTCGACTTCATGAAGTCATAACACGCCTTGTTCCATGGCTGCTTCAACATTTTAATTGTGTTGGTCATATGCTCCAGTTTGGAGAAACACAAAATGTTcagttatatgattatgatgTCTATGACGTCTTTGGCTTGCCATGGAACAAGGATTTTGATGTTCAAGAGACTCCAAGAAAGCGGGTTGAAGGAGATGCCAACCATGAAATGATTCAAAGATGGAATGAGAAGTTCCACAAGAAACCAACTGTTCAGGCACCCACCTTGACGGAGTTGGAATCTTTTTTGAAAACAGATGAATGTGGAGATGATTTTAAACGTGTCTTTGTGGTATATGTTTTAG GTGTATTTTTGGCTCCTACGTCTAACCGGTTGTTAGACATCAAGGTTTTGAAGGCTGTTGAGGATGTTTCACAGATTGTGAAACAAAATTGGTGTAAATACGTGTTAAACCAGCTTGGGTTTGCTGTCGAGAGGTGGAGAGCGAGTGTCAAAAATGACAAGGTTGGTGGCTGCGTTCTATTTTTGGAGATAATTTATCTCCAAAGATCGTTATTTCGGGGTGTAGTCCCCCCTAAGGAAATCCCACTTGTTCAACATTGGAATGATGAACAAGTGACTGAACGTCTGGTTTCCGAAGAAAAGATGGGTTTTGGGGTAGCTTTGGTTGATATAACCAGCTATCCCGTGTCTAAGACTTTTGCTGATTTGTTAGGGGGTCTTAACCCTATCAAACTCGAGGTTCCTGAAGCTTCTGCTGCTCCTGAAGCTTCTGCTGCTCCTTCTGCTTCTGTTGCTCGTGCTGCTTCTAGTGCTCCTGCTGCTTCTGCTAAAGCTTCGAAAGGTGCACCGGGTAATTCCCAAGCTGATCGAAGCAGGATTATTGAGTTTCAAATTCCGGAAAGTGCTCAAACAGATGCTGAAATTCAAGCTACCTGCGATGAT GAGTTGCAATTGGCAATGAGAATATATTGTCGCGATTTATATGTTGTGTCCAGTTTCCATAAGGACCGTATAAATTTGTTAAAGAGTCGGCGACAAGAATTATCAGACAGTCCAGGATACAGTGATCCTGTGTTTTTGGAGATAATTGACTCAATTGTTGCCTATGCTGAACACTTGAGAAACGaaaataatgttgttgatgatAATGCTCCTTCTCAAGCTGTTGATGGTGCTGCTGACAAGGGGCCAATTCAGGAGAATGTTGGTGCTGCTGACAAGGGTTCTGGTGATAATGGACCTGGTGATAAGGGGCcaattgagaaaaatgttgaaGGTTCTGGAAATGTTGCTCCCCAAGATGCTGAACCTGAACGAGAAGCTAGGAGTTTCTATAGCAGTCTTCCCATTGGTTCTGCTACAAAAGAAGTCTTCTGCTTATCTGAGTTAATGGGGAGATTTCCGAAGACCCTCGGTCGTCTGAGGAGACTGGAAAAAGAAGTAATTGACTTTTGTTTCTTGGATGATGAGGCACTTGATCAACG GGctgatgtttttatttttgggatGCTCCACAAAATAAATAGGGAGGAAATGCAATGTTTGATTCCTGAGGAATATATCTTATCCAACATTCTATTCTCTTGA
- the LOC130465708 gene encoding uncharacterized protein, which produces MAMVSLLIEGFAQFLLEIGHAAAADCLNFEMSILDFAGRSDNPDHVDCGIFLMTAMQYFNGKNIPMDLSYRGTRTMLRAKICSTLVLSDMNEIRADVLEELESFNMIKVGISHAVRDRRKKKKEEEERQRKEAEAKKKLEEEEAVKLKQQADLKKAETTRKRLETIAKRKAAAQEKPEGNDNAPLRTYKSSRRIAKNNEPVVAAEAVPTVEAVPFSDMDQNKATVAPKQKRPKVIHHKPPSS; this is translated from the exons ATGGCAATGGTGTCATTGCTTATTGAAGGATTTGCACAGTTTCTGCTAGAGATTGGCCATGCGGCTGCTGCTGATTGCTTAAATTTTGAAATGTCAATTCTGGACTTTGCTGGGAGATCAGATAACCCTGATCATGTAGATTGCGGAATTTTTTTGATGACAGCAATGCAGTACTTTAATGGCAAAAATATTCCCATGGACCTTTCCTAT CGCGGTACAAGGACAATGTTACGGGCTAAGATTTGTTCAACCTTAGTCCTTTCTGATATGAATGAAATTCGGGCTGATGTGCTGGAGGAACTGGAATCATTCAACATGATTAAAGTTGGTATTTCCCATGCTGTTCGTGATCgccgaaagaaaaagaaagaagaagaagaaagacagAGAAAAGAAGCAGAAGCAAAGAAGAAGCTAGAAGAAGAAGAGGCTGTAAAGTTGAAACAGCAGGCTGATTTAAAAAAGGCTGAAACTACAAGGAAAAGGTTAGAAACAATTGCAAAAAGAAAAGCAGCAGCCCAAGAGAAGCCAGAAGGAAATGACAATGCTCCTTTGAGAACATACAAGTCATCAAGGCGAATTGCCAAGAACAACGAACCAGTGGTAGCAGCTGAAGCAGTGCCAACAGTAGAAGCAGTGCCATTCTCTGATATGGATCAAAACAAAGCTACTGTTGCACCGAAACAAAAGAGACCAAAAGTTATTCATCATAAGCCACCTTCCAGTTAA
- the LOC130465709 gene encoding uncharacterized protein produces MEHREDNGTKKRKITPWRYEMARNLYNLVIKCQGSDAAKKVLKEAYAHANESINKVLEKEKAAEKEAAQKAQDDVEAQQTTINIAPSTSSSSSNAPQIIVENPPLVKTKGRSKRKKGFFEIRTSSTAPTEFGTFTPKEQLF; encoded by the exons ATGGAACATAGAGAAGATAATGgaacaaaaaagagaaaaattacTCCATGGCGTTATGAGATGGCAAGAAATTTGTACAACTTGGTTATTAAATGTCAAGGGAGTGATGCAGCTAAAAAG GTGCTTAAAGAGGCTTATGCTCATGCTAACGAAAGCATAAATAAGGttctagaaaaagaaaaagcagcAGAAAAGGAGGCAGCACAAAAGGCACAAGACGATGTTGAAGCACAACAAACCACAATCAACATAGCACCgtctacatcatcatcatcatcaaatgcACCACAAATAATAGTTGAAAATCCACCACTAGTGAAGACAAAAGGAagaagtaaaagaaaaaaaggattCTTTGAGATAAGGACATCGTCAACAGCACCTACAGAATTTGGAACTTTTACACCAAAAGAACAACTTTTTTAG